GACTCGAGGCTTTAATGTTTGGAGTCCAGATAAAATTCATAGCTAAGAATTTCCATTTTGTATTTTGTGATGACAAgtcagcatttttaaaatgcttagCAGCACAGTCCTCATCTTAACTTTATGCATCTAAATATTAAAAAGGCAGCTGTGATGCTCTCTGATGTCCTGCTGTTAAACAAGAACTTTCACATCTCAGGCTGTCAAACTAGTCCCTTCAGAAATTCAGATTCTGGGAGGGAAATCTTAAGCACTGGACATCAAGAGAGGAATTAAATTCATATAAAGACAGTGGTACAAAACcagttttaaaaaagtaaaattatagaaatatatatcttAAAATCATGATTCATGGTAGAATTACTGTCTAATCTTGTAGAAATTGTCTATATTATTTTGGGGAggtggggtttggttttgtttgtttgatgcTGAGGAAGGACTTAGCCGGAAAATTTATAATGATATGTAAGACATAgggttattttaaattatttggaCATCTTAGACAACCATGAAGTTCTCTCATGTTGTGATGTATTAATTTTATAGGCAAAGCAGTTGTGCCTTAATACACACCTGGTAAACTGAATAACTGAAGGGAATATGAGAGGCCCCAATTAAAAGGGCAGATGAAAGAAGCTCTACACATTTATACCATGAATTATCTTTTATCATTCCCCTATTCCTGTTTAATGCTTAaagtttcttcttcatctttccGTCACTCACTTCTGAGAGTGAGGGAAAGACGTAAGATGAAAATGTGTGTGTTCAAAACCAGCGATGGTTGATTTTCTTCTGTCAGGCTCATGCTCAGTGATTGTACATGGTCCTTGcatttttggttttctgttaTCCCTGTGATACCTCAATGTTTTTGGAGTGAGTTACACAGCTGTGATGGGATCCCAAAGCTCTTCAAAGGCTCTTTGTTCTCCCCTCTCTCCCCACCGAAGAATTGTGGTTTGATAGGTACACACCTCACTTTGTTTTactcctcctcttctctcttccctgtCAGCTAAGAATTGGCAAAAagcctttttctctgaaaagagAAAGCTCTTGGAATGTGTTGAAAGGTGGTCACGCTCTGGATTAGTCCCTCTTGGGGGGGAGCATTGTTTTCAGAGCAAAGCTATCTCTGCCTCCCAGGTGGTTTTAAGCTCTTTTCTGTCTGCTGTGTGCTGAGAGCAGATCACAGGCAGGCAAACAACGCCTGGTGCAGGTGTGACCAGAGGCTGAGCAATCCTGCAGCACCTATTGCTGCTAACATTGGCATTGCTTGTGTACTCCTTTCATATCTGCTCATGCCACTAAATGTTCCCTAAACCAGGGGAATGTGTGAGTGTGTTGACAAGATACACTGGTATTTTTAGATGCACATTCCCATCCAAGGAGTAATCTGCAGGGAAGGAAAATTTCACTATTTCTGGGAGGTAAAACTGTTTCTTTAGTCGTAATTCACACCTTACTGTTGTTGGCttggcagggaaaaaaggaatttatgGCCCTGCACTCCCACATGCACTCACTCCCAGAGCAGTGGTACCTCTGGTGTGACCATGCTGCCAAATTTGTTAAAATTAATGTCAGAAATCCATACACTTCTGTGCCCTGTGAGTAAGTTTACATTTTATTCCCTGTGATCGAGGGCTGTGGGTTGCCTCACTGGTGATCTGTGTATGCAGAAATTGTTAGGTGTGTGCTGATTCTGGAGTAGATTTGGTGCTTAGAAAATGAAGCTGAGTGAATAGGCCCCAAAttcagccctgcagtgccacaaacTGCCCTGCTGGGTCCCCATCAATCCTGCACATCAGCATTAACACTGCCCTTGCTCTGGGGTCAAGATCTCCCAGCACTGACTCCCATTACAATTCTGTGTTTCCAAACCTCATCCACACCCAGGAAGATCTTGCCCTCTGCTTTTAGCTGCAATGAGGCAAACAGGCTCTCTTGCTTGTTTAAAACCCTACTGAAATGAGATCTTGGTTCCTTTCCTCTCTACTTTTCCCTGGATTCCTCCTTTCACTCCAACCGCCTTGGCAGGAACCCTGGCTGCAGCATCCAGAGgatgatcccattcccaagggTGAAACAGCAGCTCAGATTCTGTCCCCTACCTGCCAAAAAAACCATGGCTGATGCATTGTAAAGCACTGATCCTTCCCAtatctccttttccttttccagctgaGAGGAAGATGTGGATCACTTTTATTCCTCATGACATTTTTTCGTCCCTGGAAAACGTGCTGCATTTTCAGAGAAAAGCCCTTCAGGCAGTTGTAGCCCCCTCCTCCattctccatcctccttcctgcACAAACTGCTTGCTCAGCCTGGGAAAACTgactttttttggcttttgtctctttGCTGACTTGAGGTGTCTGCCAAATAAGCACTTTGACAAGAAATGCAGTCAGCATATGCATGTCTTTGGAAACAAAGGCTCTCCCTCACATTTTGGGAAGAAATGTGACTACACCTCTCTCTGCGTTCAGCCACTAGAATATGAACGCATTTTCTTCctgcttaaattttttttcagcaagCAATGAGAGAAATGAGAGTTCATTCGTGTTCACTATGTTTGAATATGATTGAATTCAGCCTCTGTATTCCCAAACAAGTCTGGATTTCCATGGTTCTGTTATTCTCTATTATCATCTTTTCCttgctttgttgttttgggttttttggggttttttccccaattttatGATGGCAGGAAATAACAGCATTGGTGAATGCCAGCAGAAAGCACCAGGATCTGATCACTCCAAATATCTGCAATGCCCAGATGGAAATGAGTGTACATGGATGTAGCCACAGCTCTTTCTTCTCCAACCTTGGGTTCATATCTTACTACAAAACTTTCTTATGGATCAAGTTGTTTGCTGATTTGACTCATCCAGAGTCATCTTTTTCTAAAAAACATCTTGAAGTTCTTTTTTGAAAACATAGAAAGTTTCCAGTCAGAAAAAATGTCAAAAGGGAAATATTATGGTCTCCTGTTTGAGAACCACATAAACCTGTGcctatttttttcttgctaCATATTTGCAGGGGTTTTCCCCCTATTATATTTATCTTTATAGAATCCAGTTCTGGTAAAATAAAAACTTTCCCTATTCCATGAGCTTACAGGTTCCAAAATCCAAAACTAGCCCATGAACAGTGGGCTGGGAAATCTGGCACAAAGCTGGTGAGTAGTGACAGGAGCTTTCCACTACTCCAGTCCAACATAATCAATGTGCTGTGTAATAATTAAATTATGTCCCACTTTTGGGGCTTCATCTGATCTGTATCTTCTATTACAGATATGTTCTGCACAGTGAAGAACTTTAAATCTTGGCAGAGAAAGAtatgtaaaaacaaaaaaacccaattgagccaagaaggaaaaaatagtcATGGGGGAAATCTTAAGGAGGACTCACTTGTTTGAAAAGACTACACAAGGTACTGAGTAGTAAAATCCAGCTATCTAATTTTGCAAGTTATAATAGTTGCCAGAGACAtaacaaaagaggaaaagaaagactTGAGGATGGAAACAGGGATACTGAGAATTTTAACTGGGGAGATCTTACTAACACAAGAGCAAACCGAAATCTGGACACGTAGAAGAGGGGCTGAGATACATTATTTATCAGCAAAAGAAAGCTGTAAGTTGAAGACAAACAGGAATTCATCCAGAGGTTAATTCCtccagcaacaacaaaaaacaaaataaaacaaaacacacacacacaaaataaataaatagggGGGGAAATAGCTGCTATTTTTAGTTCTAAGTGACTTCTTAGCACAGAAGGTCTGAGGAATTATCCAAATGTGTGGCAGTGAAACATTAAAGCAGATAAATCTTTATGAAAGTCAGGAGAGACAGGAATCACTAAGGAAAAGATTTCTCTTGGCTGTGGCCTTTCCGAAGAGTTTCTGCCCTTGTGTTTTAGCTTGTCTACATTCACTTACAAGGTCTTTtctcccctgtgctgctggggtctTGCTGGAAGTGAGGAGTGTGTCTTAGATTAAGCTAAATTCAAATGACACTGTAATACAACAAATTGAAAGGAATAAAGTGAATTTTGTTGGAGTCCAGCTGAATTACAATTGTGTATGAATGAAATGGGGTCTTTTGCTTTCTGTGCTTGCCCGTTCTTTATgtaattattttccatttaaaaaatacaaattgaCTTTTAAATCTGTGACACAGATTCAGAATGAATGCTAGGAGGTACTACTAAACCATTTTGTATCAATTTCCTTCATTTTACCCTGCGTCTACTAATGGGCACTTCTGACAATCCAGCCATTTGTTCTGTTCTCTTGCAAGAGGCAGCAAAAGCTTCAGTCCCAGGTTCTGCTGTCTCAgatgtgcttttttttctgctgagatATGTCAAACAAAAAACCTAATTCCGATCCACAGACATTCACATTTAATTAATTTCAGTAATTGACAATGTTTAATTAATGACTTGCACACAGCTTTATAGACTGGATTTCTTGTATCTGTAAAAGgggatttgttttaaaaaactgaaaattCTTGCACTGAATGGAATGGAAAAAATACCCATCTACTAAACAGTTGCATTGGCAGGGaatttttaaactttaattaattttttagctTTAACTAATTTTAACCAATAACAAATTTTAacttgaattaattttttaattaacttgAATCTAAGCAACATGGCTGTATTTGGGTAAACAGTCCAAAACAGAGAATTCTGAATGTTATAGTGTGTGCGTTTGGGAGGAGGCAATGTGTACATATGCTTGATTCTTTTGGTAAACATGCAGAGCAAAGGATCAGGGGCATTTGATCATTTGCAGACAGCCTCTCACCCATCTCCTCTATATTCAGCCTTGCACAGCTGTGCATCCCACAGCTCCAACCTCCTGCCCATCCTAAAATACTCCCTGGGATCACCCTGGTGTCACATTGGGCACCTTGGAAAGGACCAGCCCCAGGTGGAGCATCACTACACTGGCATGAACTCCTAGATCCACAtcctaaaattaaaatatcctATGGCTGTGACTTTCTGACAGTTTCTCTTAAAATCTGGCGTCAATCTCTTCTTTTTGCCTACCCCTCCTGAGTTCAACACACACAAAAGTGTATCAAAGTTACTACTTTTGTGTAAGAAAAAAGAATCCCACAGCATTTCTTTGTAATAACTGTTCAGCTACAAAATTTTATTGGTCTCCTTCTATGTTCCCTCTAGAGGATGTAATGCACAAAAGCATTGCCACGGAACATATAAAATTACAAATGAAATTTATTGTAAAAAGTAGAATGTCTTCTAGACTGGTGTCAGTATTTATTTCATTCATAAACCAAAACTGCAGGTATAATATATTCATTGTCAGCAAGTTCATGTGTGTAAATTGCCATCCAACAGTATTGACTGATATAAGACAGATATTGAAAAGACAATTTAAATTTACTCTTCCAAACATAAACTGTTCCACAAAAGCACTGTAAAAACTCCTTCAAAGTTTTGTGTTGTGCTTCACATTTATGGTTAACTACATAATTTGGTTGTGTCATAATCCACTGTGTTTGGCAATTTGGCATTAAAGGCCTGCAAAGCAGATTGGATCCTCACCACTTCACTGGTAGACAGTTTGAGTCTATGACGAAGCAAGCAAGAGAAGAGGTCCAGGCGACGTTGGCCGGGTGGAGAGAGTTTATTTACACGATCCCGAATCTCCAACAGCTGCAAAAGTGCTGAGTCCTGTGAGCCCTGAGTGTAGGGGTAGTCCAGCTGCAAAATCAAGTCTCGAATTGCTTCTGGGTCGAAGTGCATGCTGTAGCCAAACACTTGGATGTTGTTGATTTTCATGTAGCCCAGATTTCTGGAGGGATCGATAAATTCCAGGGGTTCGTAGTAGATGCTCTCGTTGCCGTTTGGGCTGTTCGACTTTATTCGACTCCTCAAATAGATGTGCACAGTTTCAAAAAATGTCTTCCACTTGTTGCCCAGAGTCAGCGTCCAGTTATAGCACTGAAGGGGTAAGTCCAGCTTAGTCCGCTCCCAGTCtgggaaattattttcattcacAGGCATAAACCAGCTCTCAGAGTGGCTGCCCCCAAAAGGGTTGATATAAACAGCAAGGACGGGCTCCAAGGTGCTGTTCTTAGTCAGGCAAATCTGCAGAGACAGGCCCAGTATCATATGCACCAGGCTGGACTTGTACTTGTTGCTCTTGAGGGTGAGGAGCATGCGCTTCCTCCAGGAGGGGTCGAACCAGCTGTTGAGGCGCATGTCGTTGCTGATGAAGATGGCGTGCACCTCGATCCTCCTGTCCGTCTTCTGCAGCAAGTACCTCATCTCCAGGTCCTGCAGGTCCGTCTCGAAGCCGATGTAGTGCTCGGTGGAGTCGGCCACCTCGGGCTTGCAGAGGCCCTGGCTGAGCATGTAGCCGGCGTTGCAGGCGCCGCAGCGCGTGCGGTTGTCGGGCGCGCAGCTGAGGCAGGCAGGGCCCTCGCCCAGCGTGCAGGGCAGCGGCGCCTGGCACGCCACCTGGTCGTTGGGGCACGCGCACGTGTGCGTCTCCTCCGAGAAGCTGCCCAGCAGCCCGTTCTCGTTGCAGTACAGCAGCGACTGGATGCGGGTCAGCCAGTAGTTGGAAGACCTGGAGTGTGAAAATAAGTTGTTTTAAACATGGATTTGAGCAAATACATGTTTCAGCAAATACGACTTTGTTATATTTAatcaatttaaaatataatatatttataagatatatatatataatatatataaataaaacaatatCAGCTTTGTTAGATTTTATAGATTTTTATATACTTTTTAACATAATAtagataaaatataatataaataaatacatattagATAAAGTTTGTTATATTTTATAGACTTTTTATAGACTTTTTATacattatatagtatataacatatataatataatgtacATAATACATGTAATATAATACAAAGTGCATACaaaacataatatatataaatgtatataatataaaCTTTGTTATATCTCATAGACTTTTTATAGACTTTGTTGTGTTTTATGATTTTTATACATGATGAAATAtctatataatattatatatatatatatatatatataaaatgtaatataatataaaataataggGGAGGGACCCAGGTTTCTGTGCTTGAAATCACACCGcaacatatatataaataatataatagaaACTTTGTTATATTTTATAGACTTTTTATAGACTTTGCCATATTTTATGAATTTTATatctaatatatataatatattagataataaataatataatatgtaattCACATATAACTAATatctaaaattatattttaactatttttaatttatcaATTTatagaaagaggaaaataaatttggTTTTAGTGTCAGGTTAAGGCATGATAGCATCTGCTGTCAGATAGATACTGGTATAAATTGTCTCTTAATGCGGAATCACAAAAGAATAATTTCCTTATAAACCCACAGGCATGACAGGAACATTTAGTTCAGGTATTTGCtttctctgtgtctctgtcAAGGCAGCCTgacaaagagccattttctgtaACTGTCTTCAGATTAACATCTTGAAATCCTACACAGTTCAGATTATTTTTGTGTGTTCTATTTGACCAAAGAACAGTTTAGTGTATATCTAAGTGTCTACAACTCTACTGTCCCTCTATTATATtatgaagattttatttttttttactagctGGAGCTGCGTTGATTTACAGACAGCAAGCCAAAATTCTTTCCTAGAATAGCACAGATCCCCACTCCCCACCTAAAGAGATTCTTTAGAACACTTCCAGCACTACAGAATCTCTACAAGAAGCCAAGCATGAGCATGTTGTGTTTACTTTTCATCTTTGGGGACAAAATTAAAAGATCACTTTAATGTTCTTCTTGTCATCTCATTTTGGTTTCACTAGGAGGAACAGTTAATGTCCTGCGTCTCACTGGGAAAACATTCTGAAAGCAACAGTTTAGGCTGATGAGGCACAGCCACTAGAAGAATGACAATGGGAAGAGCAGAGCTACATGGAAATagtcagaaaaattattttctttgcatttttcaaGTCTTATTATTCCCAGCAATGCACAGTTTAAATAACTTGTTTTGTCTGCTGCAATCAGATCTGTTGTTGCCACGTGAATGATGATGGTTGTGCAGTTTCTTCCCCTTTCATTACATTGTTTTGGAGATAAAATACAAGACCCTCATTTGTTCCTTACTGACTTTTAAGTCATCTGAATTTGTCTCAAGGAGAAATCCATGGCATCTCAAATTATGGTATTtaagaaacatgaaaataaagTTCAGTAAAAAATATTCTCTTGATCTAAGTCACCAGTAATATGGTGACTTTTTAAATCTTtataatttttcccttttttaggGCAGGAATCTTGGTTGTTCAGGGGTGGGGGTTTATATGCCTACTGATCTAGGTATTTTCTAGAAGCATAAGTAGATATTGTAATATACACAACTTGAACATACCTTATCATTATTCATCTTGGTGCTTATTTGAAAGTCAGCattaagcaaaaatattttgggtGAGCCAACCACATTCTGGGTATTCCAACCACATGATGTATAAaacattgtttttttctttattaatgaTGTAATCTACTATTTCAATGATTATGAGAAGAAAAATCTCTATAAAGTCACttcttttttgttctctttATTTTTAGTGAGCTTACCTTTCTCCTTCTATTTTGTTAGGGAATACAAGCAGCAGTTTAAAAATCTGCATGAAATTACAACCTGCAAAATAAAGTTTCTTTCTATAACTTAGTAATGTTGTTTGTAATTTAGTATTATCTAGCTTATTTAAACCACTACGTCTTTGATGATTAGCAGTTGCAAAGAGGTCAACAACTTTAGAGGGATGGAGGTTATCTCCTTATTCCAATGAAGTTCAAAGCAATAACATTCTAATATTATTGCCTTCCTTTGATTTCTCTTTACCTGATTTTAAACAGAGAGATTTCAAGAAGAATCTGCTTATACTAGTCTTTGATTATTTAACAAATACagtctatttaaaaaaaataaaacctactTCCTTACTTAActgcttgttttaaaattaGCCATTAAGGAATACTGTTACTCTTCGTAAATTTATTGCTTTCAGTGCAGCAAATTAAGTAAATTATGCAAAAGTACATAAAATGTGGATGATACCTACTTTATTTAAGCCACTCATCCTTAACTGGGTAAACTCACACTGGCACATCATtaaaaaatccttctttttctcctagAAATTCAAGATCAGATAAATTCTGTAGCCTGCAGCCAAGGGACAGGTTTGATTGGAAGCAGATGTGTCCTGCAGGTCACATCTGGCTGAACAGCTGGTGCAGCTgaggctgccacagcccctctgggaatGGTGGCatctggggacagaggggtttCAGAGAAGGTGAGTGGTGACAGCTCAGGTGCCAGACCTGCTAACCCTGTGACAAGAGCTTCAAGCATTGCTAGCTTGGGGCTGGAAAATAAAgcatccagggagagaggcttTCCAGTGTGGTTTGGAACCGCGTCATCCagctggaactggatgatcttcaaggtcctttccaacccaaaacattctgtgattgtgtgatTTATTCTGTGCAGAAAGTGTGCACCTAGGGGATCTTCTCTGTGCCTGGCCATGGGTGTGTATGGGAAACAGGCAAATTTGGACACACTTCCAGTACTGTGACTTCCCTAACATCACAGAGGTGTGGTGGATGGACAGAGACTCCTTGGAGAAATCAAGAAATCAGGTAGAAGAGGAACAATTGCACTCCCCAAGAAAATAAGACCACAGAACATAAAATTTTCAGAATTGAACAAGCAATGGACTGGTTGGGATCTCCAGGGCAGGGGTGAGAGCAGAGGACAGTGAGAGAGGCACTGTCAAAACATTTACACACTATAAGATAAAATGAAATAGATGAAGCCTCCttgaattcacagaattcacagaatgatcaggctggaagagaccttcaagatcattgagtccatcccagccccaacaactcaactaaaccctggcaccaagtgccacatgcaggcttttcttaaacacatccaaggatggtgactccaccatttCCTCAGGCaggccattccagaactttatcactcagAACCACAGAAAGCAACATGAACACAGGTGCCCTGAGCAAGGCTTGAAAGAGCTCTTCAATTAttcttttaacaaaaaaaaaaaatattatttgattTGGAAAATCACACATGCTGTCCTGATGAGttaattttccaaacactggggtgtAGAACCAGCTTCTAAAGCTAATGAAACCAGCAAGAATAGTCCTGGTCACTCCACTGAGCTTCAAATAAAAATGGAATGCTTGAAATGCCTGTGTCATCCTCATCCTGCAAAGTTATGTGATAATTTATAATCAAAAGCTATTTCTGGTCATTCACACACTTGAAATCACAACTTTACTGTAGAAGTACATTTTTAGTTTAATTAAATATGATACTTTGTGAGTACAGGATACTTGTCAAATTATGTAATGAATTACACCTTCCTGGAAAttgtttggaattttttaaacttcttttgTTTATTAATATCAAATAATTGAAATCAAAATTTTAAGACCAGCACAAAAGCACAAAATAAGTGctaaatctgggcagaatttcTATGAGAACATGAATGTTGATCATCCTGTTAGCAGAAAACCTGTTGTCTCTAAGAGAACCACTGCTCCGACTTATGAACATGGAGACAAGAAACCcttccaaatcccaaattcctgccttTTAGTTAAAGACCCCAAAACTGGATCTCCGTTATTCTGGGGTTTAAATCTCACCACTGACTGCACTGACACACAAATCACACCTCTCGGGGAAGAACAATTCCTCCTccttattaataataataataagaagaatTCCTCCCTCCTTATTCCTTCTTGTCTGATCAAATATGTCAATGTGAAAATACCTGAAGGTGCACAGCAATATTCCACAAATTTTCTCAGTTCTTAAAATTTACTTGGAAGCAGATTGTTAACTAATTCTGCTTCAATGACAATTTCAGCTCCAACTTCTACTCATTTCCTACTCTGCTGCAAGCTCAGGCTACTGCTGCAGGATGAAGAGACTCCTGTGGTTAAATCTGCTTCCCCATAAACTGCACCAGCTTTCAGCTGGAATGCTTGCAGGGGAAGGAAAGCTTGCCAGATAATCTCACTTTTACACAAGCATGGTGAAAATATGATAATCCTAGGGAAGTTAATGCAGCAATTAACATCAGCCAAGTTTCTGATGAGAATCTTAATGGCAGACATAAATCATAATTCTGAAgtgcatttaaaatattttgcaattctttttcttactatgaaaaaaaaactttactTAAAAACAGGATTATTTTTACTAGAGCAGTTGCAAGCTTAATCCAAACCACGTGTCTATTCCTGTTCAGCACACTGTAACATTAAATGTAAGAACAAAGCACTATGGTCACCCTATAGAATAGCTGGAGCAAGTATTTAATCATGATATGACACTTTTACCTCCTTCTCTGCCTCACTAAGTGCTTAACATCTGTTGTACATCAGATGGCTCAGTAGCAGATGATGAGTACTCAGTGAGGCAGATGCTAAGTAAAAAAATGAAGACAATTTAACAAGAAGAGGAGAGGCAGTAAAATACCCATTACCTACTTTCCCCTTCTTTGGAGGCCAAGTCCAGTATAAATCTGTGAGACAGCAACATCAGCACCAAGTGCACTTACAGCCATCTCTACAACATCCTGCTCTGGATCAGGTGGATTTACATCTTGGGAAGGACAAAGCAGACTCCAAgtgctttgtttctgtgctgtGATTCAAAACAACAGTAATGGTTGCTTAATTTGATAATGGTCTTTATGAGAGTGTTGTTTTCTTCTAGGAATCAGGGTAAAAATGCCAACTGCGCAGTAGCCAGGAGAGCAGTGAGTGattgtagaatcacagaaccacagaatggtttgggttgggaggaaccttaaagcccatccagtgccaccactgccatgggcagggacaccttccactgtcccaggttgctccaagccccatccaacctggccttagACACTGCCCAgaatccaggggcagccacagctggtctgggcaccctgtgccagggcctgcccacccttaCAGGGAACAATTCTTTCCTAATATTTAATCTAGCCTGTCCTCTGGCAGTGGGGAGCCATTCTCCCTTTTCCTGTCACTCCATCTCTTGTAAACAGTctccctctttctttcccttcagGCACActgaggtcaccccaaagcttcccttctccaggtgaacaaccccagctctcccagccttctCTCCcatcagagctgctccatccctctgcccatcctggtgcctccctgggctctctccagcagccccagctcctccctgtgctggggcagctctgcaggtggggtctcaccatgctcaggggcacaggggcacaatccccatccctccccctgctgcccaggctggggctcagcccagggcaggggttcagggctggggcagctccagctctcacCCCCAGTACCCCCAAACCcttctcccagggctgctccagctgctgctcccagactGGAGCGACCCCAggggctgccctgagcagccctggtTGAACCTCCTGGGGTTCCCATGGGCCACTCCCGGAGCttgtccagggccctctggtgtcacagacatcttttatgaaaaatcctttccttaggatttttcctcctgagaagctgggaggcctcaggaacaaaatgtaaacaatggttatctgctgctgtggaatacaacaggtgcatctgtgattggtctcatgtgcttatttctaattaatggccaatcacagtcagctggctcagactctctgtcctagacacaagcttttgttatcattctttctttttctattcttagctagctttctgatgaaatcctttcttctattcttttagtaaagttttaatataatatgtatcataaaataataaatcaagccttatgaaacatggagtcagatcctcatctcttccctcatcctgagatccctgtgaacacggttACACTGTGGATGTCACCCTGTACTTCAGGGCTGTCACTGCACCCTCAGCTTGCAAACCTGCTGATCGTGGCCTTGATCCCTCTGGCATTAGAAGATTGAATGTTTTTAGTTTATTCAGCCTCACAAAATTACCCACCACTGAAATAAATGTGCCTGAAATAATTTTCCTCATGTTACAGGTGTGGCAGTGAGACTCTTGGTGACACTGCAAATCCCACTGCCAAGGATGGCAAAGAGGAGCAGTGCAGCTGCTCTGAATTCACATCTCACAATTTCACTGCTGCTCTCTCTACCTGAGCCAGGAACTTAGGAACTTTCAGGCTGACTCAAAAGTCTGGGTTATGTGGGCCATGGTGAACACAAAGAGTGGTGTAAAGCAGGGAAG
The genomic region above belongs to Zonotrichia albicollis isolate bZonAlb1 chromosome 8, bZonAlb1.hap1, whole genome shotgun sequence and contains:
- the LOC102065228 gene encoding BMP/retinoic acid-inducible neural-specific protein 3 isoform X2; this encodes MDYMLGAGMRFIHSRFAFCNFTREFGRWKVNNLAVERRNFLGSPLPLAPEFFRNIRLLGRRPTLQQITENLIKKYGTHFLLSATLGGEESLTIFVDKRKLSKRSEGSDPSANSSVVTLETLHQLAASYFIDRDSTLRRLHHIQIASTAIKVTETRTGPLGCSNYDNLDSVSSVLVQSPENKIQLQGLQVILPEYLQEHFVQAALSYIACNSEGEFICKDNDCWCQCGPKFPECNCPYMDIQAMEENLLRISETWNAYNSEFEESDEFKLFMKRLPLNYFLNTSAVMHLWTMDSNFQRRYEQLESSMKQLFLKAQRTVHKLFSLSKRCHKQPLIRMPRQRSSNYWLTRIQSLLYCNENGLLGSFSEETHTCACPNDQVACQAPLPCTLGEGPACLSCAPDNRTRCGACNAGYMLSQGLCKPEVADSTEHYIGFETDLQDLEMRYLLQKTDRRIEVHAIFISNDMRLNSWFDPSWRKRMLLTLKSNKYKSSLVHMILGLSLQICLTKNSTLEPVLAVYINPFGGSHSESWFMPVNENNFPDWERTKLDLPLQCYNWTLTLGNKWKTFFETVHIYLRSRIKSNSPNGNESIYYEPLEFIDPSRNLGYMKINNIQVFGYSMHFDPEAIRDLILQLDYPYTQGSQDSALLQLLEIRDRVNKLSPPGQRRLDLFSCLLRHRLKLSTSEVVRIQSALQAFNAKLPNTVDYDTTKLCS